A section of the Pseudomonas sp. FP453 genome encodes:
- the gloA gene encoding lactoylglutathione lyase, producing MSLHELNTFPGVTAQPDTATSNFVFNHTMLRVKDITKSLDFYTRVLGFSLVEKRDFPEAEFSLYFLALVDKSQIPADAAERTWMKSIPGILELTHNHGTENDASFAYHNGNTDPRGFGHICISVPDIVAACERFEALGCDFQKRLSDGRMKSLAFIKDPDAYWVEIIQPAPM from the coding sequence ATGAGCCTGCACGAACTGAACACTTTCCCGGGCGTTACCGCCCAACCGGACACCGCCACCTCGAACTTCGTGTTCAACCACACCATGTTGCGGGTCAAGGACATCACCAAGTCGCTGGACTTCTACACCCGCGTGCTGGGTTTCTCCCTGGTTGAAAAGCGCGATTTCCCGGAAGCGGAATTCAGCCTGTACTTCCTGGCACTGGTGGACAAGTCCCAGATCCCGGCCGATGCGGCCGAGCGCACGTGGATGAAGTCGATCCCCGGCATCCTGGAACTGACCCACAACCACGGCACCGAAAACGACGCCAGCTTTGCCTACCACAACGGCAACACCGACCCGCGTGGTTTTGGCCATATCTGCATTTCCGTGCCGGACATCGTTGCCGCTTGCGAGCGTTTCGAAGCCCTGGGCTGTGATTTCCAGAAACGCCTGAGCGATGGCCGCATGAAGAGCCTGGCGTTTATCAAGGACCCGGATGCGTACTGGGTCGAGATCATCCAGCCAGCGCCCATGTAA